One Scyliorhinus canicula chromosome 14, sScyCan1.1, whole genome shotgun sequence genomic region harbors:
- the LOC119977851 gene encoding uncharacterized protein LOC119977851: MVTRDALTALDTVKGERSKMAHSEIKSEIAVARISELLNKLVTDIIVPLLEKPAPETLSESFQALKVVSVVDSLILEATLPEDELEELMTISLCSSTDHTYIFEQDQDDPMPGSTGPEIVCIVISSDEKPLTIAPASQEETAPVVFDVTSNQVTESEALQPPTENPAHYLGELTFNMNRTPDNRLCCLPLSQRQQKELWPHQTCQLLELQIPCLTTDSFYLPSPDMRSLSRMTEPSTMSHPPLRRNIPVDF; this comes from the exons ATGGTCACAAGGGACGCCCTGACCGCGCTGGACACTGTGAAGGGCGAGAGATCTAAGATGGCGCACTCTGAAATAAAAAGTGAGATTGCCGTGGCTAGGATCTCGGAGCTCTTGAATAAGCTAGTAACAGACATCATCGTACCACTATTAGAGAAGCCTGCTCCAGAGACACTTAGTGAATCATTTCAGGCCTTGAAGGTGGTTTCGGTAGTTGACTCCCTGATCCTCGAAGCTACTCTACCGGAagatgagttggaggagctgatgactATCTCGCTATGCAGCTCAACGGATCACACATACATATTCGAGCAAGACCAGGATGACCCAATGCCTGGGTCGACAGGGCCAGAAATTGTTTGCATCGTCATTTCTAGTGATGAGAAGCCATTGACCATTGCTCCAGCAAGTCAAGAAGAGACAGCACCTGTTGTTTTCGATGTGACTTCCAACCAGGTTACAGAGAGTGAGGCGCTCCAGcctccaacggagaatccagcccattat cTGGGAGAACTGACCTTCAACATGAACAGAACTCCAGATAACAGGCTGTGCTGTCTACCATTAAGCCAGAGGCAGCAGAAAGAATTATGGCCCCATCAAACCTGCCAACTGCTGGAACTACAGATACCGTGCCTCACGACTGACTCATTCTACCTGCCTTCCCCCGACATGAGGTCTTTATCTAGAATGACAGAACCTTCTACAATGAGTCATCCTCCCCTCAGAAGGAACATTCCAGTTGACTTCTGA